The following are from one region of the Paenalkalicoccus suaedae genome:
- a CDS encoding 5'-nucleotidase C-terminal domain-containing protein has protein sequence MFKQTALTAASLLTLGAVLAPNVLAEEDTLSIDILHTNDLHATITDFGKVSGFIDSVREEADHSLYLDAGDIFSGSPVVDLPLGEPIITLLNEMGLEAMTIGNHEFDYGQEAYAARQAEADFSWLSANTNVTDPTIPIEQPDPYEIFTFDDISVGVLSLTQNPPATRPAGVEGLEFADYSDTIEEYDYLRDEVDILIALTHVGFGADQRIAEEFDHFDAIIGGHSHTTLTEPEIVNGTPIFQTGGYAENVGHVTVEIDQASGDVTVDGYLQPVDEITEVNASVAAMVETYISDSEELLFQVVGTTETGLSRDPRYDRDTSLGNFWTDAMRHAVDADFAVTNNGGLRASIPAGELTANDIYTVEPFNNEVTEILMTGEAFKEVLIYSFNRSDSIDLQASGFAYIVYVDDDGKLVDIDLFRDGEPLDLTATYSVALNNFMYEGGSGYDFTDSTLIQELAGPVTQAMFEYIEELDGEVNYDEAGENRIGIFPADERETPEVPAPVDFPFIDVPTSNFAYAYIQSLHADGIINGMSETMFAPKGITTRGQFSAMLSRLLDLEFDGADLPLDLRGDIGAEIAALVEAGIVEGYPDGTFRQHVVISRQEMTVMAIRALDYAVADELPVGSALTFADEDQISPYARESVQTAVELGIIGGMTETQVQPLGYALRDQTAKVTYYVNELINAE, from the coding sequence ATGTTTAAACAGACCGCATTAACTGCTGCATCACTTTTGACACTCGGCGCGGTGCTTGCGCCGAACGTACTTGCTGAGGAGGATACGCTCAGCATCGACATTTTACATACGAATGATTTACATGCAACGATCACGGATTTTGGAAAGGTCTCTGGGTTTATTGATAGTGTTCGAGAAGAAGCGGACCACTCTCTATACCTAGACGCTGGGGATATTTTTAGCGGTAGCCCGGTTGTCGATTTACCTCTAGGTGAGCCGATCATCACCCTACTTAACGAAATGGGTCTTGAAGCGATGACGATTGGGAATCATGAATTTGATTATGGGCAAGAAGCTTACGCTGCCCGTCAGGCAGAAGCGGACTTTTCTTGGCTGTCAGCCAATACAAACGTAACAGATCCTACTATTCCAATTGAGCAACCAGATCCGTATGAGATCTTTACGTTTGATGATATTTCTGTCGGCGTATTATCATTGACGCAAAACCCTCCAGCAACTCGTCCAGCTGGAGTAGAAGGTCTTGAATTCGCTGATTACTCCGACACTATCGAAGAATATGATTACTTACGCGATGAAGTGGATATCCTCATTGCACTGACGCACGTTGGATTCGGTGCGGATCAGCGTATTGCCGAGGAATTTGATCATTTTGACGCAATTATCGGAGGGCACTCTCATACGACCCTTACTGAACCTGAAATCGTTAATGGTACTCCTATTTTCCAAACGGGCGGGTACGCAGAGAATGTTGGGCACGTGACAGTGGAGATTGATCAGGCTAGTGGTGACGTGACGGTAGACGGCTACTTACAGCCGGTTGACGAGATTACGGAAGTAAACGCGTCAGTTGCTGCGATGGTCGAGACGTACATTAGTGATTCTGAGGAGCTACTCTTCCAAGTTGTTGGTACGACAGAGACTGGCTTGAGCCGTGACCCTCGTTATGATCGCGATACGTCTTTAGGTAACTTTTGGACAGACGCGATGCGCCATGCAGTAGATGCTGATTTTGCTGTGACAAATAATGGCGGTCTGCGCGCATCCATTCCTGCCGGTGAGCTTACTGCGAATGATATTTATACGGTCGAGCCGTTTAATAATGAAGTGACTGAAATTTTGATGACTGGTGAGGCATTTAAAGAAGTCTTAATCTATTCCTTCAATCGATCGGATTCGATTGATCTTCAGGCTTCCGGGTTTGCTTATATCGTGTACGTCGATGATGACGGTAAGCTTGTTGATATTGATCTATTCCGCGACGGCGAGCCACTTGATTTGACAGCAACATATTCGGTTGCGCTTAACAACTTTATGTACGAGGGTGGATCAGGCTACGATTTCACTGATTCTACGTTAATACAAGAGCTTGCTGGACCTGTTACGCAAGCCATGTTTGAATACATTGAAGAGTTAGATGGCGAAGTCAATTATGACGAAGCTGGTGAGAACCGTATCGGGATTTTCCCAGCCGATGAGCGCGAGACTCCAGAAGTACCTGCACCTGTCGATTTCCCGTTCATCGATGTGCCAACATCTAACTTTGCTTATGCGTACATCCAGTCCTTACATGCTGATGGGATCATCAATGGTATGTCAGAAACGATGTTTGCTCCAAAAGGAATAACAACTCGTGGACAGTTCTCTGCTATGTTAAGCCGTTTGTTGGATCTAGAGTTTGATGGAGCAGATCTTCCACTTGATCTACGAGGGGATATCGGTGCAGAGATCGCTGCTTTAGTAGAAGCTGGGATTGTCGAAGGATATCCGGATGGTACGTTCCGTCAACATGTGGTAATATCTCGTCAGGAGATGACTGTGATGGCGATTCGTGCGCTAGACTATGCAGTAGCGGATGAGCTCCCAGTTGGATCTGCACTAACGTTTGCGGACGAAGACCAAATAAGCCCTTATGCTCGCGAGAGTGTACAAACAGCCGTTGAGCTAGGAATTATCGGCGGTATGACAGAAACGCAGGTACAACCTCTCGGTTATGCATTACGTGATCAAACAGCAAAAGTGACGTATTACGTAAATGAATTAATAAACGCTGAATAA
- a CDS encoding 5'-nucleotidase C-terminal domain-containing protein, translating into MKQHATKVALAALLPLSLLAANPAAADDQTFTLDVLHTNDMHAKIANFGKVSGFINSVRDEAEHDLYLDAGDIFSGSPVVDLQEGEPMVTLLNAMNLDLMTIGNHEFDYGQDAFAARNAESDFPWIAANMDVVDESIAIEQPEPYEIYEFGDVSVGVLGITQNPPATRPSGYAGIEFMDYADTVEEYSYLRDEVDILIALNHIGMSADRELAEEFDIFDLIIGGHSHTALQEPEVVNGTPIVQTGGDARNVGHVTLELDKATGDVSVDGYLQPVADIDESLINEEVDALVQGYETATDELLSEVVGVTNTGLNRDARWEMDVSLGNFWTDAMRFDAETDIALTNNGGLRANIAAGDITAESIYTTEPFNNEITIIEMTGEALKDIFPHSFTRSADSFGNQIDLQTSGLEYIVYTDDEGGYEDVDLFVDGEPILPTGTYTIAINNFMYEGGDGYDFSDSTLVSELSGPVVGAMFSYIEYLMDAEGAVDYDATEGRIQVKNIDEREDETPIEPAPFPFADVDEESWAFVYIDALYQAGHINGTSATTFSPKAETTRGQFSALISRVLDLEFSGGDLPLDLTGELGAEVAALYEAGLVTGYEDGTFRQNDVISRQEMAVLAVRVYQYLTDDMPDTTVELAFDDANDISAFARDSFSAAVGLGIFEGDDRNMLDPRGVALREQSAKILYFLYTWTVQ; encoded by the coding sequence ATGAAACAGCATGCTACAAAGGTAGCGCTTGCAGCGCTTCTTCCGCTAAGTTTATTAGCTGCTAACCCAGCAGCAGCGGATGATCAAACGTTTACATTAGATGTGCTACACACGAATGACATGCACGCGAAGATTGCAAACTTCGGTAAGGTATCAGGGTTCATTAACTCTGTGCGCGACGAAGCGGAGCACGATCTTTATCTTGATGCTGGAGATATTTTCAGTGGAAGTCCAGTCGTCGATCTACAAGAAGGCGAGCCAATGGTAACGCTATTAAATGCGATGAACCTTGATCTTATGACTATTGGTAACCATGAATTCGATTACGGTCAAGACGCTTTTGCAGCACGTAATGCTGAATCTGATTTCCCATGGATCGCAGCAAACATGGATGTTGTCGATGAATCTATTGCAATTGAGCAACCTGAACCTTACGAAATTTATGAGTTCGGCGATGTTTCTGTCGGTGTACTAGGTATTACGCAAAATCCTCCAGCTACCCGCCCATCAGGATATGCTGGCATTGAGTTTATGGATTATGCAGATACAGTTGAAGAGTATTCCTATCTTCGCGACGAAGTAGACATTCTAATCGCGTTAAATCACATCGGTATGAGTGCAGACCGCGAGCTTGCGGAAGAGTTTGATATCTTTGATTTAATCATTGGTGGTCACTCTCACACAGCGCTTCAAGAGCCTGAAGTGGTTAACGGTACACCAATCGTACAAACTGGTGGAGACGCTCGTAACGTAGGTCACGTCACGCTTGAGCTTGATAAGGCTACTGGTGACGTATCTGTAGACGGATACCTTCAGCCTGTTGCTGACATTGACGAAAGCCTAATCAATGAAGAGGTTGATGCATTAGTACAAGGATATGAAACTGCTACTGATGAGCTTTTATCTGAGGTAGTTGGTGTGACAAACACTGGCTTAAACCGTGATGCTCGCTGGGAAATGGACGTGTCTTTAGGTAACTTCTGGACAGACGCGATGCGTTTTGATGCAGAGACAGACATTGCTTTAACAAATAACGGTGGACTTCGTGCGAATATCGCAGCTGGAGATATCACTGCTGAAAGTATTTACACAACAGAACCATTTAACAACGAAATTACGATTATTGAAATGACTGGTGAAGCGTTGAAGGATATCTTCCCTCACTCTTTCACTAGAAGTGCAGATAGTTTTGGTAACCAAATAGACTTACAGACTTCTGGTTTAGAATATATTGTTTACACAGATGACGAAGGTGGCTACGAGGACGTTGATCTATTCGTTGACGGTGAGCCAATTCTTCCAACTGGCACGTACACAATCGCGATTAATAACTTCATGTACGAAGGTGGAGACGGCTATGACTTTAGTGACTCTACCCTTGTTTCTGAATTATCAGGTCCAGTTGTAGGCGCGATGTTCTCTTACATCGAGTATTTGATGGACGCTGAGGGTGCGGTTGATTACGATGCAACAGAGGGTCGCATTCAAGTGAAGAATATCGATGAGCGTGAGGACGAGACGCCAATCGAGCCAGCACCATTCCCATTCGCTGACGTAGACGAAGAGTCTTGGGCATTCGTTTACATCGATGCACTTTATCAGGCTGGACATATCAACGGTACATCTGCAACTACCTTCTCTCCTAAGGCCGAAACAACGCGTGGGCAGTTCAGCGCATTGATTAGCCGAGTGCTAGACTTAGAGTTTAGCGGTGGAGACTTACCACTAGATTTAACTGGTGAACTAGGAGCAGAAGTAGCTGCCCTTTACGAAGCAGGACTTGTAACTGGTTATGAAGATGGAACGTTCCGCCAAAACGACGTAATTTCTCGTCAAGAAATGGCTGTCCTTGCAGTCCGTGTGTATCAATATTTAACAGATGATATGCCTGATACAACGGTTGAGCTTGCGTTTGACGATGCAAATGACATTAGCGCGTTTGCACGTGATTCCTTCTCAGCTGCAGTTGGACTAGGTATTTTTGAAGGCGACGACCGTAACATGCTAGACCCACGTGGTGTTGCACTTCGTGAACAGTCTGCAAAGATTTTATACTTCCTCTATACGTGGACAGTTCAGTAA
- a CDS encoding M14 family zinc carboxypeptidase has translation MSHKLLYISTAIVTLLLFFLFTSDDAQASAIVNPNQVYTYEIMQQDLQRLEERYPDLISVEVIGTTAYGRNIYAVSVGKGLSTSYINGSNHAREWISTNLTMDMIDQYARAYSSNSSIGRYHVRQVLDHHKIWFVPMMNPDGVTLQQRGLEAFPSANHASIIRMNGGSRDFKRWKANARGVDLNRQFNAGWTTIPNDPGFPSHENHRGTAPHSELETQAVIRLTERVRPEMAVSYHSSGQILFWHYNQRGAQLSRDRVHARAISLLTGYRLMGQHGSYSGGGYTDWFINTYKKPAFTPELAPYVGNTHVPLSLYPAIWNQNREVGLYVAQQSHNTYLNRLRQTVRPANLTINNVPYTAQPGAVVLDGRTLVPVRGVVENLGATVDWDQASRTATIYGDGVTMKLPLYQTNVDVNGERATIDSPVNMIDNRTMVPIRFVSELLGADVHWEQSTSTVIITN, from the coding sequence ATGAGTCATAAACTTCTTTACATAAGTACGGCCATCGTTACGTTACTCCTCTTCTTTCTATTTACTAGTGATGACGCGCAGGCGTCTGCGATTGTTAACCCAAACCAAGTGTATACATACGAGATTATGCAGCAGGATTTGCAGCGACTTGAGGAGCGCTATCCTGATCTGATATCTGTCGAGGTTATAGGTACCACTGCTTATGGGAGGAACATCTATGCGGTTTCTGTCGGGAAGGGGCTGTCGACGAGCTATATTAATGGCTCGAATCACGCCCGCGAGTGGATATCGACGAATTTGACGATGGATATGATCGATCAGTATGCGCGTGCCTACTCGAGTAATTCTTCTATAGGGCGATATCACGTTCGGCAGGTGCTGGATCACCATAAGATTTGGTTTGTGCCGATGATGAATCCGGATGGTGTAACCTTGCAGCAGCGCGGTCTTGAGGCTTTTCCGAGCGCTAATCACGCTAGCATAATTCGTATGAATGGTGGGAGTCGTGATTTTAAGCGCTGGAAGGCAAACGCTCGTGGGGTTGATTTAAATAGACAGTTTAACGCTGGCTGGACCACAATACCGAATGACCCGGGCTTCCCTTCTCACGAAAATCATCGTGGGACTGCGCCTCACTCTGAGCTTGAGACTCAGGCAGTTATTCGACTGACGGAGCGAGTACGACCTGAGATGGCCGTGTCCTACCACAGTAGTGGACAAATCCTTTTTTGGCACTACAACCAGCGCGGTGCTCAGCTATCACGTGATCGTGTCCACGCTCGAGCGATCAGCTTGTTGACCGGCTATCGTTTGATGGGGCAGCACGGCTCTTACTCTGGCGGTGGCTACACGGACTGGTTTATCAACACGTATAAAAAGCCTGCTTTCACGCCTGAGCTTGCTCCGTATGTCGGGAATACCCATGTACCACTTAGCCTCTATCCTGCTATTTGGAATCAAAATCGCGAGGTCGGTCTATATGTAGCGCAGCAAAGCCATAACACGTACCTAAATCGCCTACGCCAAACTGTTCGCCCTGCTAACCTAACGATCAATAACGTCCCTTACACCGCTCAGCCTGGCGCTGTTGTGTTAGATGGTCGGACGCTTGTACCCGTTCGTGGTGTGGTCGAAAATTTAGGGGCAACTGTAGATTGGGATCAGGCTTCTCGCACCGCTACCATTTATGGTGATGGTGTGACGATGAAGCTTCCGCTTTATCAAACTAACGTTGATGTGAACGGAGAGCGAGCTACGATCGATTCTCCAGTGAATATGATCGACAACCGTACGATGGTACCAATTCGATTTGTTTCTGAACTATTAGGAGCGGACGTCCATTGGGAGCAGTCAACTTCTACTGTTATCATTACAAACTAA
- a CDS encoding stalk domain-containing protein gives MHAKRIFSSVILWILAVSLFLPSEAFASSNIRADVEPYFIQSDNQKILATNPMITFNGVSYINTDDLHSFRISDGAAPLTPFMPKQTVNESSDRLAANLRVQAQGALIAENSMENVMYSKNTNVRLYPSSTTKVMTLYLALKYGNLSDTVVLSNAVTSVPNDSSKANVRPGDRMTLEQLLYGLMLPSGNDAAMAVAEHISGSVSNFVQLMNREAQELGMTGTRFTNPHGYHHPNHYSTSADIGRVMFAALEYDAAKRIMSTPSYTASYRNASGAPVIRTWRTTNHQQRSESPHFAPFIAGGKTGYTSASRFNLVSFAETNGNTYVSVVLRGERESRYSDTRTMMQTAITRASNRDEGKTPITIDPIKLPSSQNGVNRPLNGVDGFMYNGNRYVALSHIGESVFKTQDQLMHVTVNSQLLRFNSQKPVMQHNRLLVPVRELFEQLGVQVSYDPQAKSIHVMGAIRQDNGAVENRSVKLTLGSTTAYIDDQQVQLDVPATAVNGRTIVPVRFIAESLGQPVDWGKGRVLRVN, from the coding sequence ATGCATGCAAAGCGGATTTTTTCTTCAGTCATCCTGTGGATTTTAGCAGTTAGCCTCTTCCTTCCAAGTGAGGCATTCGCTTCTTCCAACATTCGTGCAGACGTTGAGCCGTATTTTATTCAATCAGACAATCAAAAGATTTTAGCAACTAACCCGATGATCACCTTCAACGGCGTTTCTTACATTAATACGGATGATTTGCATTCGTTTAGAATTAGCGATGGAGCTGCACCACTCACACCATTCATGCCGAAGCAAACGGTCAATGAGTCCTCTGATCGCCTTGCCGCTAACCTACGCGTGCAGGCTCAAGGTGCTCTTATCGCTGAGAATAGTATGGAAAATGTGATGTACAGTAAAAATACAAACGTTCGCCTGTATCCATCTAGTACAACAAAAGTAATGACACTCTATCTTGCACTTAAATATGGGAATTTATCTGATACCGTCGTCTTATCCAATGCCGTAACGAGCGTTCCTAATGATAGCTCTAAAGCAAACGTCCGCCCCGGTGACCGCATGACGCTAGAGCAACTACTCTACGGTCTCATGCTTCCATCAGGTAACGATGCTGCTATGGCAGTTGCCGAGCATATTAGCGGTAGCGTTTCAAACTTTGTTCAGCTGATGAATCGTGAAGCGCAGGAGCTAGGCATGACAGGTACTCGTTTTACGAATCCACACGGCTATCATCATCCGAACCACTACTCCACGTCAGCGGATATTGGACGCGTGATGTTTGCCGCACTCGAGTATGACGCTGCTAAACGAATCATGAGCACGCCATCATATACGGCAAGCTATCGCAATGCGAGCGGCGCACCTGTCATTCGCACGTGGCGCACAACTAATCATCAGCAACGCTCCGAGTCACCACACTTTGCTCCATTTATTGCAGGAGGAAAAACGGGTTATACGAGCGCGTCTCGCTTTAACTTAGTCAGCTTTGCTGAAACGAATGGTAATACTTACGTGTCCGTTGTCCTTCGAGGAGAGCGTGAGTCACGTTATTCTGACACTCGCACAATGATGCAAACAGCAATCACGCGCGCTTCTAACAGGGATGAAGGTAAGACACCAATTACGATTGATCCTATCAAATTACCAAGCTCACAAAATGGAGTTAATCGTCCATTGAACGGCGTTGACGGATTTATGTATAACGGCAATCGTTATGTGGCACTTTCTCACATTGGCGAATCGGTCTTTAAAACACAGGATCAGCTGATGCACGTAACGGTCAATAGTCAGCTACTGCGTTTTAATTCACAAAAACCAGTTATGCAACACAACCGCTTGTTAGTCCCTGTACGAGAGCTGTTTGAACAGCTAGGCGTTCAGGTTTCGTACGACCCACAAGCTAAATCTATTCACGTAATGGGAGCTATTCGTCAGGACAACGGAGCAGTGGAAAACCGCTCCGTCAAGCTGACGCTTGGCTCCACAACGGCATACATAGATGATCAGCAAGTACAGCTAGATGTCCCCGCGACAGCCGTCAATGGACGAACTATCGTCCCCGTTCGATTCATAGCAGAATCACTCGGCCAACCAGTAGACTGGGGCAAAGGCCGCGTATTGAGAGTTAACTAA
- a CDS encoding flotillin family protein: MEAIIIVGIVVGVVFLMLLGVYFTRYQTSGPNEALIVTGSYLGKGKNISEDSEGKKMKIIRGGGAFVVPVFQQYAKFSLANYSLDVRTSGAYTEQGVPVSVDGVAIVKVGSTMEEVATAAEQYLGKNTAEFEEEVQDVLRGHLRSILGSMSVEDINNNRERFNQEVQSVASRDFNKMGLEIKSFTLQEVTDAQGYLDSLGKPRIAEIKRNAAIAEAERKKEARIENARAEQEAKAQELIRDTEIANSEKERELKIAQYKREQDQAKAEADQAYELQAAKSKQMVTSEQMQIQIIERDRQIELEEREIVRREKQYDAEVRKKADADRYEQEQRAEATKVQQMRAAEASQYQIEAEAKANADAERYRGESEASVIRNRGLAEAEVIRQKGEAEAEAKMKLAEAYEHYGEAAKLAMILDMLPAYAKEISAPLSAIDKVTVVDTGGSGNGKNGGAGKMSSYVTDLMATLPENLKAASGIDVQGLLENLSGAPEKKAVKVSDDEEAGSSAEETTSTEESVKEEAR; this comes from the coding sequence ATGGAAGCGATTATTATCGTAGGTATCGTGGTGGGTGTCGTCTTTTTAATGCTACTTGGCGTCTACTTTACGCGTTACCAGACGTCTGGGCCGAACGAAGCGCTGATTGTCACAGGTAGTTATTTAGGAAAGGGCAAAAACATCTCGGAGGACTCTGAAGGCAAGAAGATGAAGATCATCCGCGGTGGAGGTGCCTTTGTTGTACCTGTATTCCAACAGTACGCAAAGTTTAGCTTAGCGAACTACAGCCTAGATGTACGCACGAGTGGGGCGTACACGGAGCAGGGTGTACCTGTATCCGTTGATGGGGTTGCGATCGTCAAGGTCGGCTCTACGATGGAAGAGGTTGCAACGGCAGCCGAGCAATATTTAGGTAAAAATACTGCTGAATTCGAAGAAGAAGTGCAAGACGTTCTACGCGGTCACTTGCGTTCGATTTTAGGTTCGATGAGCGTAGAGGACATTAACAATAACCGTGAGCGTTTTAACCAAGAAGTACAGTCGGTTGCGTCACGTGACTTTAACAAGATGGGTCTTGAGATTAAATCCTTTACCCTTCAAGAGGTAACCGATGCGCAAGGCTACTTAGACTCTCTAGGTAAGCCACGTATTGCGGAAATCAAGCGTAACGCTGCGATTGCAGAAGCGGAGCGTAAGAAGGAAGCGCGTATTGAGAACGCTCGTGCCGAGCAGGAAGCAAAAGCGCAGGAATTAATTCGTGATACGGAAATTGCAAACTCGGAAAAAGAGCGCGAATTAAAAATTGCTCAGTATAAGCGTGAGCAGGACCAAGCGAAGGCCGAAGCAGACCAAGCTTACGAGCTACAGGCTGCCAAGTCGAAGCAGATGGTTACATCCGAGCAGATGCAAATCCAGATCATTGAACGTGATCGTCAGATTGAACTAGAAGAGCGTGAAATTGTACGTCGTGAGAAGCAGTATGACGCAGAAGTTCGTAAAAAAGCCGATGCGGATCGCTATGAGCAGGAGCAACGTGCAGAGGCAACGAAGGTTCAGCAAATGCGTGCTGCGGAAGCATCTCAGTACCAAATTGAAGCAGAAGCGAAAGCAAACGCGGACGCAGAGCGTTACCGCGGGGAATCAGAAGCATCTGTTATCCGTAACCGTGGTTTAGCGGAAGCGGAAGTTATTCGTCAGAAGGGTGAAGCGGAAGCCGAAGCGAAGATGAAGCTTGCGGAAGCTTACGAGCACTATGGCGAGGCGGCAAAGCTTGCGATGATCCTCGATATGCTTCCAGCGTATGCGAAGGAAATCTCTGCTCCACTAAGCGCGATTGACAAGGTTACTGTCGTGGACACAGGTGGATCAGGCAATGGCAAGAATGGTGGCGCAGGCAAGATGTCGAGCTATGTTACAGACCTTATGGCTACCCTGCCTGAGAATCTTAAAGCTGCATCAGGTATTGACGTGCAAGGTTTGTTGGAAAATCTATCCGGTGCACCTGAGAAGAAGGCTGTAAAGGTATCGGATGATGAGGAAGCTGGTTCTTCTGCGGAGGAAACAACGTCGACGGAAGAAAGCGTAAAGGAAGAAGCTCGTTAA
- a CDS encoding NfeD family protein, protein MEIAGIPITTIYLTLLVVGVALTILYIFVGEVLEGILDIGDGAINPVTAIGFVTLLGGAGYILELVLPISSGLVLGLAFILSSILIVLVNYFIILPVKRSEKNMSFSIRDLIGRVGEVYTSVPAHGYGEVIIRRTHGTISKPAKSFDDVPLPEGTKVLIVDIDEEGVFLVSEYEEE, encoded by the coding sequence ATGGAGATTGCAGGTATTCCGATTACGACGATTTATCTAACACTATTAGTCGTGGGTGTTGCACTGACGATTTTGTATATTTTTGTTGGAGAAGTGTTAGAAGGCATTTTAGATATAGGAGACGGGGCGATAAACCCTGTTACAGCGATAGGCTTTGTTACATTGCTTGGTGGTGCAGGATATATTTTAGAGCTCGTATTACCTATTTCAAGCGGACTTGTACTTGGTCTAGCATTTATTCTTTCTTCTATATTAATTGTACTTGTGAACTATTTTATCATTTTACCGGTAAAACGTTCGGAGAAGAATATGTCATTCTCCATTCGTGATCTGATTGGTCGAGTTGGCGAAGTGTATACGTCCGTGCCAGCGCATGGTTACGGAGAAGTAATTATTAGGCGTACACACGGTACGATTTCGAAGCCAGCCAAAAGCTTCGATGATGTTCCATTACCTGAGGGGACGAAGGTACTTATTGTCGACATCGATGAAGAGGGCGTGTTCCTTGTTTCTGAATATGAAGAAGAATGA
- a CDS encoding flagellin produces MMNNASFMLGTTRNNVDLYKNMIKISSSDRLFRAAQNAASLGISENMRSQIRGNSVTARNISDSQSLIRTADGALGSSHDILQRMRQLSVQANNGTLTESDRGILQREFDGLRETIDSIGRNTQFNTQPLLDGTFTNKQTAGSNGTILSTSIPSSLSEDLGLASIDLRSNPQAALSLIDHSISQLSDRRSTLGATDNRLNYAGSLAQTMLLQTTNAESRIRDTDIAKAITDHHQYMLMYQAKLSAQKLGIGMSGMAIQLLA; encoded by the coding sequence ATGATGAATAACGCTTCTTTTATGCTAGGTACTACTCGCAACAACGTTGACTTGTATAAAAACATGATTAAGATAAGCTCGTCTGACCGTCTTTTTCGCGCCGCTCAAAATGCAGCTAGTTTAGGTATTTCAGAGAATATGCGTAGCCAGATTCGTGGTAATAGTGTCACGGCACGCAATATTTCAGACTCTCAGTCGTTAATCCGAACTGCAGACGGCGCGCTCGGTTCCTCTCATGACATTTTACAAAGAATGCGTCAACTAAGTGTTCAAGCTAACAACGGTACGCTGACTGAATCCGATCGGGGTATCCTACAGCGAGAGTTTGACGGACTTCGTGAAACAATTGATTCTATTGGTCGAAATACCCAGTTTAACACGCAACCTTTACTTGATGGAACCTTTACGAACAAACAAACAGCAGGTTCAAATGGAACTATTCTCTCCACATCTATTCCTTCTAGCTTGTCCGAAGATCTTGGATTAGCTTCCATTGACTTACGTTCTAATCCTCAGGCAGCACTTTCGTTAATAGACCATTCTATATCTCAACTATCTGATCGACGAAGCACATTAGGTGCTACCGACAATCGACTTAACTACGCAGGTAGCTTAGCACAAACAATGCTTCTTCAAACAACAAACGCTGAATCAAGGATCCGTGACACCGATATTGCGAAAGCCATAACCGATCATCATCAATATATGCTCATGTATCAAGCTAAATTATCCGCCCAAAAGCTTGGCATTGGAATGAGTGGGATGGCCATTCAACTTTTAGCATAA